ATAGCACCCGCTGCCCCATTTGCAATAGCCTCTTTGACTTGTTTTGGCTCTGAAATACCAAATCCTTGTAATGCAGGTGGCGCATTATAAGTTTTTAATTTGTCAGTAAGGTGCGTTAGCGATTGTTCAGCACGTTTATCTGTTCCTGTTACGCCTGCTCTTGAGAGTAAATAGGTATAGCCTTTACCTGAGATGGCTAATTCTTGTAAAAGCTCATCATCAGCATTAGGCGGGCAAATAAAAATAGGCTCGATATTCGCTCGCTGTGCTGCTTCTCTGAACTCTTTTGATTCACGTAAGGGCACATCACCAATTAAGACAGAATCGACACCAGCTTGTTGGCATTTACCATAAAATTTATCAACCCCATTACTAAAAACAAGGTTGGCGTAAACTAATAGGCCAATAGGAATATTAGGATGTTTTTTACGTACATTAGTTAATAGAGCAAAGCAATCGGTGGGTGTTACACCAACATTGAGGGCTCGTAAATTAGCACCTTGAATAGTAGGACCATCTGCAAG
This portion of the Proteus vulgaris genome encodes:
- the trpA gene encoding tryptophan synthase subunit alpha → MSRYQNCFNALAQKQQGAFVPFVTLGDPSPELSLQIIDALIEGGADALEIGIPFSDPLADGPTIQGANLRALNVGVTPTDCFALLTNVRKKHPNIPIGLLVYANLVFSNGVDKFYGKCQQAGVDSVLIGDVPLRESKEFREAAQRANIEPIFICPPNADDELLQELAISGKGYTYLLSRAGVTGTDKRAEQSLTHLTDKLKTYNAPPALQGFGISEPKQVKEAIANGAAGAISGSAVVQIIEKNLHQPEVMLKALTQFVKEMKAATLA